One genomic window of Sulfuricurvum sp. IAE1 includes the following:
- the rplQ gene encoding 50S ribosomal protein L17 has protein sequence MRHRHGYRKLGRTSAHRAALLKNLSIALIENGKIETTLVKAKELRSFAEKLITTARAGDANAHRAIFAVLQNKEATKTLMNEVAPKYTERNGGYTRIVKTRIRRGDATPMAYIELV, from the coding sequence ATGAGACATCGTCACGGATACCGCAAACTCGGTCGGACAAGCGCGCACCGCGCTGCTTTGTTGAAAAACCTGAGCATTGCGTTGATTGAAAACGGCAAAATCGAAACGACTTTGGTGAAAGCCAAAGAACTCCGCTCTTTCGCGGAAAAACTGATTACAACCGCACGTGCGGGTGACGCAAACGCGCACCGCGCCATTTTCGCGGTTCTTCAGAACAAAGAAGCGACAAAAACTCTGATGAACGAAGTCGCTCCCAAATACACCGAGCGCAACGGCGGTTATACCCGTATCGTTAAAACTCGTATCCGCCGCGGTGACGCTACGCCGATGGCATACATTGAACTCGTATAA
- a CDS encoding NifU family protein, which yields MIPFTDEELIQPVSRVIDKIRPSLALDGGDIAFLTVKNGTIYVQLQGACVGCASSGNTLKYGVERQLRMDIHPELVVINVPHGMENQIDAL from the coding sequence ATGATTCCATTTACCGATGAAGAATTAATCCAGCCGGTCAGCCGCGTTATCGACAAAATCAGACCTTCTCTTGCCCTTGACGGAGGGGATATCGCCTTTTTGACCGTTAAAAACGGAACGATTTATGTACAGCTTCAGGGAGCGTGTGTCGGTTGCGCCAGCAGCGGAAACACGTTAAAGTACGGCGTAGAGCGTCAGCTCCGTATGGATATCCATCCTGAACTGGTGGTGATTAACGTTCCGCACGGGATGGAAAATCAGATCGACGCATTATAA